In Peromyscus maniculatus bairdii isolate BWxNUB_F1_BW_parent chromosome 9, HU_Pman_BW_mat_3.1, whole genome shotgun sequence, one genomic interval encodes:
- the Rap2a gene encoding ras-related protein Rap-2a — translation MREYKVVVLGSGGVGKSALTVQFVTGTFIEKYDPTIEDFYRKEIEVDSSPSVLEILDTAGTEQFASMRDLYIKNGQGFILVYSLVNQQSFQDIKPMRDQIIRVKRYEKVPVILVGNKVDLESEREVSSNEGRALAEEWGCPFMETSAKSKTMVDELFAEIVRQMNYAAQPDKDDPCCSACNIQ, via the exons ATGCGCGAGTACAAAGTGGTGGTGCTGGGCTCGGGCGGGGTAGGCAAATCCGCCCTGACCGTGCAGTTCGTGACCGGCACCTTCATCGAGAAATACGACCCCACCATCGAGGACTTCTACCGCAAGGAGATCGAGGTGGACTCGTCGCCGTCGGTGCTGGAGATCCTGGACACGGCGGGCACCGAGCAGTTCGCCTCCATGCGGGACCTGTACATCAAGAACGGCCAGGGCTtcatcctggtctacagcctGGTCAACCAGCAGAGCTTCCAGGACATCAAGCCCATGCGGGACCAGATCATCCGCGTGAAGCG GTATGAGAAGGTGCCAGTCATCCTGGTGGGGAACAAGGTGGAcctggagagtgagagagaagtgTCCTCCAATGAAGGCCGCGCCTTGGCCGAAGAGTGGGGCTGCCCCTTTATGGAGACTTCTGCTAAGAGTAAAACCATGGTGGACGAACTCTTTGCAGAAATTGTGAGGCAGATGAACTATGCCGCTCAGCCTGACAAGGACGACCCATGCTGTTCTGCCTGTAACATACAATAG